From the Deinococcus gobiensis I-0 genome, the window ACAGCACCTACGTGGCCGCCGCCAACCGCATCGGCACCGAGCGGGTGGAGGGGCTGGAGCAGACCTACTACGGGCACTCGTTCGTGAGCGACTACACCGGGGAGATCGTGGCCGAATTCGGCGATGCCGAGGAGGGGCCGCTGCTGCACACCCTGAATCTGGCCGAGGCGAGGAAGTTCCGCGCGGGCATGGGCTTTTTCCGCGACCGCCGGCCCGAGCTGTACGGCGCCCTCCTCACCACCGACGGCGTGACCCGCCGGGGCTGAGACGGGGAAAGGAACGGCCCCCGGCGTCGTGACCGGGGGCATTGTCTTTGGTGCACTCGCCGCGATTCGAACGCGGGGCCTGCCCCTTAGGAGGGGGCCGCTCTATCCAGCTGAGCTACGAGTGCGGGAGCAGGGCGCGGCTACGGCGCGGCCAGCAGTATAGCAAGCCGCCCCGCTCGCCTTCCCGGCCTTACTTGCCCTGCTGGGCCAGGCGCAGGTAATACGCGCTCGTCTTGTCGTTCGGGTCCAGGCGCGCGGCGTTGCCGTAGGCTTCGGCTGCCCCGGCGTAGTTCTGGACCTCGTAGCGCACGCGGCCCAGCCAGGCCCAGGCCTTGGCGTAGTTCGCGTTCTGGGCTGTCGCCTGCGCGAAGCCGGTTTCGGCCCCGGCCTTGTCGCCCGCCGCGTATCTGGCATAGGCCGCGCGGAAGGTCTGCACGGCCCCCAGCCCGAACTGCTGGCCTTCCTGCGCCAGCGCGAGGTTGTAGCGGTCGGCAGCGCTGGCCCCCGGCAGCCCGGCCGCGCCCTGGTAGGCGTTCACGGCCGCGTCCGCGTCACCCAGCTCCAGAGCCAGCCGCCCGGCCTCGCGCTGCGCCTCGATGAAGTTGGGGGCCGAGCGCGCCGCCTCCTGAAAGCCTGCCAGGGCCTGGGGCTTGCGGCCTGCGTCCAGGTCGGCATACGCGCGGCTGAAAGCCCGCGTGGCGGCGGGGCCGTAGGTGCCCGCCTTCTGGGCCAGCCCGGCAAAGTAGGCCAGTGACTTGTCGTTCGGCGCGCCGCGCAGCGCCTGGGCGTACAGCTCCTGCGCCTGGGTGTACTGTCCGCCTTCCAGGGCCGTACGCGCCGCCCAACTCGCGCACAGCACGTTCTGGGGGTCCAGCGTCAGGCACTGCCGGAACAGGGCCGAGGCCGGCGAGGGCTGGTTGCGCGTGTAGGCCGCGTACCCGAGGTTGTACAGGGCGGTGGCGGCGGCGCGTTTCTCCTCGGCTCCGGCCTTCGGATTCACCTGAAAATAGGCCTCCCACCCGAGCTGCGCCTGACGCCAGAAGCCTACCTCAGTGTAGATCTCGGCGCGCAGGCGCAGGTAGCCGGCGTTGCGCGGCTCGGCCTTCACGGCGGCCTCGGCGGCGGCGGCGGCCTGTTTCCACAGCGGTTGATCGATGGTGGCGCTGCCCCGGGGGTAGGCCTGCCGGGCGCGGGCGGCGAGGTCCCGGGCCTGCGTGGCCGCGTCGGCCGCCGAGGCGTAGGTGGGGGCCTCGGGGGCGCTCTGGGCGGGCGTGGACGGCGCCGGAGCCGTCTGGGCCTGGGCCAGCGGGGCGGCGAACAGTGAAAGGGTCAGCAGGGCGATGCGGGTCATGGGGTCTCCTGGGGGGCGGGGCCGGGGGCCGGGCGAAGATGAAAGGCAGTGTGCCCATTCTCCCGGCCGCAGCTGAACGGACGTGGGCTGAGCGTGAGGAAGGATTGATCCTCGTGAAGACCGCCGCGCCGCTGCGCTAGCCTCCGGAGCATGAGTGCTGCTTTCGCCGGGCTGGTCTGGCTGGCCCTGGACGGGGTGGGTCACCCGGCAGACGCGCCGCCGGGGTCGGTGTGGGACCAGGAATTGCCCGCCCTGCGCCCGCTGGTGGACGCCGGGCTGGCCCTCGACACGACCCTGGGCGTGCCGGGCCTGCCGCAGTCGGGCACCGGCCAGAGCTGCTGGCTGACCGGGCAGGACGCCGTGCGCTACATGGGCGAGCATTTCGGCCCCCACCCCGGCCCCACCCTGCAACGCCTGCTGCGCGCTGCGGGGCTGCCGGGGCGGCTGGCGCAGGCGGGCGGGCGCGCGGCCCTCGTCAACCACTACTCGCCCGAATATTTCGCGGCGCAGGCCCGGCGGCCACGCGTGGGCTGCTTTCCCTACGCCTTCGGGGCCGCCGGCCTGCCCCTGAACCCGCCCGGCCTGCCCCTGATCCCCGCGACCCTGGGCCTGAGCTACGCCGAGCCGTGGCGTCCGGTGCGCGGCCTGCCCGAACTGGCGCACCTGGGGGAGGCGCTGGGCCGCGCGGCGCAGGACGCCGACCTGCTCGTGGCCGACCTGTGGTTCGGGGACCTGCTGGGCCACCGGGGCCGTGTCCCCACGCCGCCGGAGGTCCTGACGGCGGGCCGAGCCTACCTCGCGCGGGTCGACGCGCTGCTTGGGGGCCTGCTGCATGTGGGCGCGCGGGTGGTGCTAGGCAGCGACCACGGCAATCTGGAGAACCTGAACGTCAAGGCGCATACCCTGGCGCGGGTGCCTTTCGCGGGGGCCGGGGTGGACCTGCGCGGGGCCGGCGACATCGTTCAGGCGGGACAGGCCCTGGCGGCGGAGTTGGGTTTACCCCCCATTCCAGCGGCCTAGCGGGCCTGTTCAGGTTATCCACAAAGTTATCCACACCCCCTGTGGACAAGGTGTGGAGCAGGCGCCGGACGGCCCGGGAGATTGTGGGAGGGAATGCCGTGCTGCACGGTCCGGAGCCTTCAGTCGGCGCAGGCCGCCGAGTTATCCACATCCGGCCGTTTCACTGTGGATAACTCGCCTCGCGCGGCCGCCACGAAGGCCCTCACGGCGGCCGGATCCTTGCGGCCGGGAGACAGCTCCAGGCGGCTGACGGCGTCCACCGCCCCCGGGCTGAGCTCGCGGATGGCCTGGGCCACATTGGCCGGTCCCAGGCCCCCGGCCAGCCACGCCCCCGCCGGAAAGTCGGCGCGCAGGGCCGCCCAGTCCAGCGGTACGCCCCCGCCCGGCTCCGGGGCGTCGAGCATCAGGGTGACGCCGGGCACGCCGTCCCACTCGCGGGCCGCCCCGGCCAGCTCCTCCGGACGCACGACGCGCAAGACGGGATAATACGCCGCGATCTGCTTCACGTAAAGCCCAGCTAAAGGTCCGTGCAGCTGCACCGCCGAAACGCGGGCGGCCTCGGCGGTCCGCAGCACCTCGCCGAGCCCCTGATTCATGAACACGCCCACGCGCGCGACGGTCGGTCCGGCGGCGAGCCCGGCCTCGCGCGCGACCTGCGCCGACACCAGCCGTTTGCTGACCGGCGCGAAGATGAAGCCCAGCGCGTCGGCTCCGGCCTGCGCCGCGAGCGCCGCGTCGGCGACGCTGGTCGTGCCGCACACCTTGATCTTCGGGGTCATGGGGTACGGCCCTCCAGGGCGGCCACACGGGCCTCGAGTTCGCGGGTGCGGCGGGTCAGGGCCAGCAGCAGCAGGGCGTAGTGGTCGTAGAGCTTGGGGCGTTCCATGCGCACCTCGCCGCTCATCCACTCGTGCAGCAGCCGCTCGGCCTCCCGCAGTACCTCTTCGTCGGGCACCTCGCTGTAACGCCGCTCTCCCATGATCTCGCGGGCGAAATTGAGTTCCTTGTCGGCCATAGGCCCCTATTGTGCGGCCTGTTCGTCCCCGGCCGCGTGGACCTGGACCTGCGCGGCGATGCCCAGCGCCAGGGTGAGGGGGTGGCCCGCCACCTCGACCGTCAGGGTTCCCAGGGCCGTGTCCACGGCGCGTACCCGCAGCCGCGCGCCGGGGGTCAGGTCGGCGGCCATCAGGGCGCGCAACTGCTCGGCGTCGGTGTCGGGCACGCGGGCGACGGTCGCGCGGTCGCCGGGGGCCAGCTGCGAGAGCCGGCGTTCGGCGCGTTCGGGCAGCTCGCCGCCCAGGGTCGGAATCGGGTCGCCGTGCGGGTCGTGGGTGGGGTCGCCCAGCCACGCGGCGATGCGGGCCTCCAGGCGCTCGGACAGTGCGTGTTCCAGGCGCTCGGCCTCCTCGTGGACCTCGTCGAGCGGCACGCCCAGCGCGCGGTGCAGGAACAGCTCCAGCAGGCGGTGGTGCCGCAGCACCTCCAGCGCGACCCGCTCGCCCTCGGCGGTCAGGCGCGCGCCCTGGTACGGCGCGTGCGACACCAGCCCCTGCTCGCCCAGTTTCTTGAGCATGCCGGTCACGCTGGCCGGGGCGACTTCCAGCGCGTCGGCCAGCGCCTGGGTGCTGACCTTGCCGTCCTGCCCGAGCCGCAGCAGGTGCTTGAGGTAGTCCTCGGCCGAGCGCGAGAGGGAGCGCGGAGTCATCGCTGCGCAGTCTAGCGGGCGCGGCCTGCGGCGGTCCGGGACCGGACGGGAACTTTCCGGCCCCGGCGCGCCTCTAAGCTTCGAGGTGACCTTGAGTGACCCCCACGATTCCCTGGACGACGCCGAACTGGTCCGCCGCGCGGCGCGCGACGAGCGGGCCTTCGAGGCGCTCGTGAGGCGCCACGCCCCGGCGGTGCACCGGCTGGCCGCCAGCACGGTCGGTCCCGGCGCGGCCGACGACGTGGTGCAGGAGGTGTTCATCGCCGCGCACCGGGGCCTGAAGACCTTCCGGGGCGAGGCGCAGTTCTCGACTTGGCTGCACCGCGTGACCCTGAACGCCTGCGCCCACGCCCTGCGCCGCCGCACGGCCCTGCCGCTCGACGGCCTGCCCGAACCCGCCGCCCCCCACAGCCCCGCACGCGCGGGCGAGCAGGCGCAGGTGCGCGAGCGGCTGGCGCAGGCGCTCGCCACCCTGTCCCCCGAGCAGCGCGAGGCCCTGACCCTGCGCGAGATCGCGGGCCTGGACTACGCCGAGATCTCGGCGGTGACGGGCGCGGAACTCGGCACCGTCAAAAGCCGCATCGCCCGGGGCCGCGCCGCCCTGCGGGCGTGGCTCACGCGGGCCGGCGTGCGCGCCGACGACTGAGCCACCGACTGAGCCGTGCCGGACCCCTCCCCACAAAGGACCCAGACCATGACCCACCCCGACTTCGACGACCTCGACCGCCTGCTCGCCCAGGCCCGGCAGCCCACGCCCGACGACGAGGGCGCGGCCGGGCGCTTCCTGAGCGGCCACCGCGCCCGGCGCGCGCGCCAGCGGCGGCAGACCTGGGCCGGGGGCCTGGGGGCGCTGCTCGCCTCGGCGGCGGTGGTCGTGGGCGTCACCGCCCTGCGCCCCTCTCCCACCCTGCCCACGAGCGCGGCCTACGACGCCTACCAGTCGGCGGCCTACGGTGACGCCGAGGCCCGGTGGTGAGGGCACTCGCCTGGGCCGCGCTGCCCCTGGCCCTCGCTGCGGGGGGCCGGGCCGGGGCCGCCCCCGCCGACGACCTGCTCGCGGCGCTGCGGCAGTCGCGCACGCAGGCGGCGCGCGGCGCGGTGGACATCACCGTGAACTTTCCGCCGCGCGCGCAGCCCACCCGCACGGCCGCCCAGCTTCCCACCGTGCCCCTGCGCCCCGGCCTGCTGACCCGCAACTTCGCGGTGACGCGGGTGGGCGGCGAGGCGGTGGCCGGGCGGCCTGTGGCCCGTTTCGACCTCGTGCCCAAGACCGGGCCGGCGGCGCGCTGGTCGCTGTGGGTGGACCTCGCCTGGAATATCCCGCTGGCCTACGAGGAGCGGGACGCGGACGGCGGTCTGTCGCGCCGCGCCGCCTTCCGGACGGTCGAGGCGGCGCCCCGGCGGGTCTCGCGGCCCGCGCCCGGGGCCGCTCCGGCGGGTCTGCGCGCGGCGGTCCTCTCGGCGCTGCCCGGGCTGCGGCTGCCGCCGGGGTTCGTGCCCGTCGCGGCGCAGGCCCGCGCGCAGGGCGGCGCAGAGGTCACCCTCAGCGACGGGGTGAACGTGCTGGCCCTGGTGACGGCCGCGCGCGCGGTCGCCCCGGCCCCCGGCGTGGCCTCGCGGCGCCTCGGCACGCGGGCGGTGTGGCTCGTCGGCAATCTGCCCCAAAGTGCGCTGGCGGCGGCCCTGGCCGGGGTGCGCGGGGTGGACGAGGCGGCCCTGGGAACTTTTCTGCCCCTCGCCGCCTCCAACCCCTGAAGTCTCCCTATTTCCCGGCGAGGTGCCTATGAGTTTGCCCCCATTGACCAGACCCCTCTCGGCCGAGGACGCCGCGCACTTCCTGCGGCGCACGGCCTTCGGCGCGACCGACGCGCAGATCCGCGCGCTGGTCGGCAAGGACGCCCGCGAGGTCGCCCGCGCGGCCCTGAACTTTCCTGTCCTGGCTGCGGGGCCGCAGCCCACGCCCGGCAATCCCTTCGACCCCCAGAGCGGGGCCACGCCCGGCGCGATGATCCAGCTCACGCGCGCCGGGTGGCTGTACGAACTGGCGTACTCGCCCACGCCCCTGCGCGAGAAGCTGGCGCTCGTCTGGAGCGGGCATTTCGTGGTCGGCACCGACAAGGTACGCAACGGCCCCGCCCTGGCCGGGTACCTGCGGCTGCTGCGCACGCACGCGGCGGGGCGCAGCTTTTCGGCCTTCGCGCTGGACATCGCCCGGTCGCCCGCCATGCTGCGCTACCTCGACAACGACCAGAACAAGAAGGGCAAGCCCAACGAGAACTTCTCGCGTGAGCTGCTCGAACTGTTCACGACCGGCATCGGGCACTACACCGAGGACGACGTGCGCGAGGGAGCCCGCGCCCTGAGCGGCTGGAGCTTCGAGGGCGGGCGCGGCAACCAGAACTACCTGGAGACGCCGCGCTTCGTCTTCAACCCGCGCCAGCACGACGACGGCCGCAAGACC encodes:
- a CDS encoding phosphoribosylanthranilate isomerase gives rise to the protein MTPKIKVCGTTSVADAALAAQAGADALGFIFAPVSKRLVSAQVAREAGLAAGPTVARVGVFMNQGLGEVLRTAEAARVSAVQLHGPLAGLYVKQIAAYYPVLRVVRPEELAGAAREWDGVPGVTLMLDAPEPGGGVPLDWAALRADFPAGAWLAGGLGPANVAQAIRELSPGAVDAVSRLELSPGRKDPAAVRAFVAAARGELSTVKRPDVDNSAACAD
- a CDS encoding transcriptional regulator, giving the protein MRALAWAALPLALAAGGRAGAAPADDLLAALRQSRTQAARGAVDITVNFPPRAQPTRTAAQLPTVPLRPGLLTRNFAVTRVGGEAVAGRPVARFDLVPKTGPAARWSLWVDLAWNIPLAYEERDADGGLSRRAAFRTVEAAPRRVSRPAPGAAPAGLRAAVLSALPGLRLPPGFVPVAAQARAQGGAEVTLSDGVNVLALVTAARAVAPAPGVASRRLGTRAVWLVGNLPQSALAAALAGVRGVDEAALGTFLPLAASNP
- a CDS encoding metalloenzyme domain protein, whose protein sequence is MSAAFAGLVWLALDGVGHPADAPPGSVWDQELPALRPLVDAGLALDTTLGVPGLPQSGTGQSCWLTGQDAVRYMGEHFGPHPGPTLQRLLRAAGLPGRLAQAGGRAALVNHYSPEYFAAQARRPRVGCFPYAFGAAGLPLNPPGLPLIPATLGLSYAEPWRPVRGLPELAHLGEALGRAAQDADLLVADLWFGDLLGHRGRVPTPPEVLTAGRAYLARVDALLGGLLHVGARVVLGSDHGNLENLNVKAHTLARVPFAGAGVDLRGAGDIVQAGQALAAELGLPPIPAA
- a CDS encoding DUF1800 domain-containing protein, with translation MTRPLSAEDAAHFLRRTAFGATDAQIRALVGKDAREVARAALNFPVLAAGPQPTPGNPFDPQSGATPGAMIQLTRAGWLYELAYSPTPLREKLALVWSGHFVVGTDKVRNGPALAGYLRLLRTHAAGRSFSAFALDIARSPAMLRYLDNDQNKKGKPNENFSRELLELFTTGIGHYTEDDVREGARALSGWSFEGGRGNQNYLETPRFVFNPRQHDDGRKTYLGQSGPLSGEDVVRLAATHPQTATFVARRLHRAFVADTPDEGAVAGSAETFRRTGGDLGMVLEELLSSAAFYGARQRVIRGPVEYVAAALRTLGQPRLDPKQLVTLTQTAGRMGQLLLQPDTVKGWDGGREWINDSALLTRMNVAASLTLGKAAPEVREWPGELALLGSERTLLRPAMAGLKPAQRAYLAFISPEFQLA
- a CDS encoding sigma-70 family RNA polymerase sigma factor, producing MTLSDPHDSLDDAELVRRAARDERAFEALVRRHAPAVHRLAASTVGPGAADDVVQEVFIAAHRGLKTFRGEAQFSTWLHRVTLNACAHALRRRTALPLDGLPEPAAPHSPARAGEQAQVRERLAQALATLSPEQREALTLREIAGLDYAEISAVTGAELGTVKSRIARGRAALRAWLTRAGVRADD
- a CDS encoding tetratricopeptide repeat protein, translated to MTRIALLTLSLFAAPLAQAQTAPAPSTPAQSAPEAPTYASAADAATQARDLAARARQAYPRGSATIDQPLWKQAAAAAEAAVKAEPRNAGYLRLRAEIYTEVGFWRQAQLGWEAYFQVNPKAGAEEKRAAATALYNLGYAAYTRNQPSPASALFRQCLTLDPQNVLCASWAARTALEGGQYTQAQELYAQALRGAPNDKSLAYFAGLAQKAGTYGPAATRAFSRAYADLDAGRKPQALAGFQEAARSAPNFIEAQREAGRLALELGDADAAVNAYQGAAGLPGASAADRYNLALAQEGQQFGLGAVQTFRAAYARYAAGDKAGAETGFAQATAQNANYAKAWAWLGRVRYEVQNYAGAAEAYGNAARLDPNDKTSAYYLRLAQQGK
- a CDS encoding metal-dependent transcriptional regulator, which codes for MTPRSLSRSAEDYLKHLLRLGQDGKVSTQALADALEVAPASVTGMLKKLGEQGLVSHAPYQGARLTAEGERVALEVLRHHRLLELFLHRALGVPLDEVHEEAERLEHALSERLEARIAAWLGDPTHDPHGDPIPTLGGELPERAERRLSQLAPGDRATVARVPDTDAEQLRALMAADLTPGARLRVRAVDTALGTLTVEVAGHPLTLALGIAAQVQVHAAGDEQAAQ